In Anoplopoma fimbria isolate UVic2021 breed Golden Eagle Sablefish chromosome 12, Afim_UVic_2022, whole genome shotgun sequence, one DNA window encodes the following:
- the LOC129099261 gene encoding intermediate filament protein ON3-like — translation MSMSSFSSSGGGGGGIGGGGGGGRSYSSRSMVVRSGPRMSSGMSMSKQSIGGGGYGFASGGGGGFSSGSSFGGGGGYGSGGGGGYGSGGGFGGGGGGFGGGGGFGGGGGFGGGMIAPITAVQCNQSLLSPMNIDIDPNIQTVRTHEKEQIKTLNNRFASFIDKVRFLEQQNKMLETKWSLLQDQTTTRSNIDAMFEAYIANLRRQLDGLGNERVKLEGELRNMQGLVEDFKCKYEDEINKRASVENEFVLLKKDVDGAYMNKVELEAKVDSLQDEINFLRAVFEAELRELQGQIKDTSVIVEMDNSRNLDMDSIVAEVKAQYETIANANRAETEQWYQQRFQEMQTNAGQAGDDLRSSKSEIAELNRMISRLQNEIEAVKGQRVNLEAQIAEAEERGELAVKDAKARIRDLEDALQRAKQDMTRQVREYQDLMNIKLALDIEIATYRKLLEGEELRINTGGGSATIHIQSSSSGGGGGGGGGYGGGAGGGGFGIGYGGGAGGGYSSGGGSSFSAGGSSFSSGGGYGGSMSGGGYGGCVDMRSGGGGAIISKMSSSSSSSQRRF, via the exons ATGAGCATGAGTAGCTtcagtagtagtggtggtggtggtggtggtattggcggcggcggcggcggtggccGATCTTACTCCTCAAGATCGATGGTTGTCAGATCAGGACCGAGGATGTCATCCGGCATGTCAATGAGCAAGCAAAGCATCGGTGGTGGCGGCTACGGTTTTGCCtctggtggtggaggtggtttCAGTAGTGGAAGTAGTttcggtggtggtggtggttacggcagcggcggcggcggtggttACGGCAGCGGCGGTGGTttcggcggcggcggcggtggttTCGGCGGCGGCGGTGGTTTCGGCGGCGGCGGTGGTTTCGGCGGCGGCATGATCGCACCCATCACAGCCGTCCAGTGCAACCAGAGCCTGCTGTCCCCCATGAACATTGATATCGACCCCAACATCCAGACCGTCCGAACCCATGAGAAAGAGCAGATCAAGACTCTAAACAACCGCTTCGCCAGCTTCATTGACAAG GTTCGCTtcctggagcagcagaacaagaTGCTTGAGACCAAGTGGAGCCTGCTGCAGGATCAGACCACCACCCGCTCCAACATTGACGCCATGTTTGAGGCCTACATCGCCAATCTGCGCAGGCAGCTGGATGGGCTCGGCAACGAGAGGGTCAAGCTGGAGGGAGAGCTGAGGAACATGCAGGGCCTGGTGGAGGACTTCAAGTGCAA ATATGAAGATGAAATCAACAAGCGTGCCAGCGTGGAGAACGAGTTTGTGCTTCTCAAAAAG GATGTAGATGGCGCCTACATGAACAAGGTTGAGCTGGAGGCCAAGGTCGACTCCCTTCAAGATGAGATCAACTTCCTCAGAGCCGTCTTTGAGgcg GAACTGCGTGAGCTCCAGGGACAGATCAAGGACACCTCAGTCATTGTGGAGATGGACAACAGCCGTAACCTGGACATGGACTCCATTGTGGCTGAAGTCAAGGCTCAGTATGAGACCATCGCCAATGCTAACCGTGCAGAGACTGAGCAGTGGTATCAGCAGAGG ttccAGGAGATGCAGACCAATGCAGGCCAGGCCGGAGATGACCTCCGCAGTTCCAAGAGTGAGATTGCTGAGCTCAACCGCATGATTAGCCGCCTCCAGAATGAGATTGAGGCAGTCAAGGGACAG CGCGTCAACCTGGAGGCCCAGATCGCTGAGGCAGAGGAGCGCGGTGAGCTGGCCGTTAAAGACGCCAAGGCCCGCATCAGGGATCTGGAAGATGCCCTGCAGAGAGCCAAACAGGACATGACCCGCCAAGTCCGCGAATACCAGGACCTGATGAACATCAAGCTGGCTCTGGACATTGAGATCGCCACCTACAGGAAACTGCTGGAAGGAGAGGAATTAAG AATCAACACTGGCGGTGGATCTGCAACCATCCACATTCAGAGCTCAAGCTCCG GTGGAGGCGGAGGTGGAGGCGGCGGCTATGGCGGCGGTGCCGGTGGCGGCGGTTTTGGCATCGGCTATGGCGGCGGTGCCGGTGGCGGCTATAGCAGCGGCGGTGGCAGCAGCTTTAGCGCCGGTGGCAGCAGCTTTAGCAGCGGCGGCGGCTATGGAGGCAGCATGTCAGGGGGAGGCTATGGAGGATGCGTGGACATGCgtagcggcggcggcggcgccatcatttcaaaaatgagcagcagcagcagcagctcacaaCGCcgtttttaa
- the zgc:171775 gene encoding STKc_p38 domain-containing protein, with protein sequence MEAPLKDSSVRQGFHRLEVQKTTWDVPQRYAALRSIGSGAYGTVCSAVEQKTKEKVAIKKLYRPFQSLIHAKRAYRELRLLRHIQHENVICLLDVFTPDNTLEKFQTFYMVMPLVAQDLGLIMKKRRLTDRIITYLFYQLLRGLKYIHSAGIIHRDLKPGNLAVNENCELKILDFGLARHTESEMTGYVVTRWYRAPEVILNWMHYSQTVDVWSAACILAEMITSRVLFPGHDSIDQLNKILRLTGTPDSSLVQKMQSKDAQSYVQGLPVQKKKNFKEVFASMDENAVSILEGMLLLDPETRLTAKQGLSHPFLAEYHDPESEPDSEPYDDSFESMELAVGEWKSLIHMEIMTFDPDNPSKTAM encoded by the exons ATGGAGGCTCCCCTGAAGGACTCCTCCGTCAGACAGGGCTTCCACAGACTGGAGGTCCAGAAAACGACGTGGGACGTCCCGCAGAGGTATGCGGCGCTGCGGTCGATCGGCTCCGGAGCTTACGGGACAGTTTG TTCTGCCGTCGAGCAGAAGACCAAGGAGAAGGTGGCCATCAAGAAGCTGTATCGTCCGTTCCAGTCCCTCATCCACGCCAAGCGGGCCTACAGGGAACTCAGGCTGCTCCGCCACATACAGCATGAAAAT GTGATCTGCCTCCTTGATGTCTTCACACCGGACAACACGCTGGAGAAATTCCAAACCTT ttaTATGGTTATGCCATTAGTAGCCCAGGATCTGGGCCTCATTATGAAGAAGAGAAGATTAACTGATCGTATCATCACCTACCTGTTCTACCAGCTGCTGAGAGGACTCAAG TATATTCATTCTGCAGGGATCATTCATCGG GATCTGAAGCCTGGTAACCTTGCTGTGAATGAGAACTGTGAATTAAAG ATCCTAGATTTTGGCCTGGCAAGACACACGGAGAGTGAAATGACTGGTTATGTTGTGACCCGTTGGTACAGAGCACCAGAGGTCATATTGAACTGGATGCACTACAGTCAAACAG TGGACGTCTGGTCAGCCGCCTGCATCCTGGCTGAGATGATTACTAGCCGGGTGCTTTTCCCAGGACACGACA GTATTGACCAGCTGAATAAGATCCTCCGTCTGACAGGAACGCCAGACTCCTCCCTGGTCCAGAAGATGCAGAGTAAGGAC GCGCAGTCGTACGTACAGGGTCTTCctgtgcagaagaagaaaaacttcAAGGAGGTGTTTGCGTCCATGGATGAAAACG CTGTAAGCATTCTGGAGGGGATGTTACTGCTGGACCCGGAGACGAGGCTGACAGCGAAGCAGGGACTGTCGCACCCTTTCCTGGCCGAATATCATGACCCGGAGAGTGAGCCAGACTCGGAGCCGTACGACGACTCCTTCGAGAGCATGGAGCTTGCAGTCGGGGAGTGGAAGA GTCTTATCCACATGGAGATCATGACCTTCGACCCTGACAACCCCAGTAAGACAGCCATGTAG